Proteins from a genomic interval of Kribbella aluminosa:
- a CDS encoding phosphoadenylyl-sulfate reductase → MSDLKTIAEEANERLADASAVEVLAWARETFGDDLVVTASMADGALPHLAAQAAPGVDVLFLDTGYHFAETIGTRDAVAATLPIHLINALPKQTVAEQDAEYGEKLHDRDPNKCCALRKVEPLNRYLSGYKAWVTGIRREEAPTRANTPVVEYDEKRDMVKLNPIAPWSQDDLDQYIQDNGVLVNLLQYDGYPSIGCEPCTQRVAPGEDARSGRWAGTGKVECGLHT, encoded by the coding sequence ATGAGTGACTTGAAGACGATCGCCGAGGAGGCGAACGAACGTCTTGCCGACGCGTCGGCGGTCGAGGTACTCGCCTGGGCCCGGGAGACGTTCGGCGACGACCTGGTGGTGACCGCCTCGATGGCCGACGGCGCGCTCCCCCACCTGGCGGCGCAGGCGGCGCCGGGTGTCGACGTACTGTTCCTCGACACCGGCTACCACTTCGCGGAGACGATCGGGACCCGGGACGCGGTGGCCGCGACGCTGCCGATCCACCTGATCAACGCGCTTCCGAAGCAGACGGTCGCCGAGCAGGACGCGGAGTACGGCGAGAAGCTGCACGACCGCGACCCGAACAAGTGCTGCGCGCTGCGCAAGGTCGAGCCCCTGAACCGGTACCTGTCCGGGTACAAGGCGTGGGTCACCGGGATCCGTCGCGAGGAGGCGCCGACCCGCGCGAACACGCCGGTCGTCGAGTACGACGAGAAGCGCGACATGGTGAAGCTGAACCCGATCGCCCCGTGGTCGCAGGACGACCTCGACCAGTACATCCAGGACAACGGCGTACTGGTGAACCTCCTGCAGTACGACGGTTACCCGTCGATCGGCTGCGAGCCGTGCACGCAGCGCGTCGCGCCGGGCGAGGACGCGCGCAGCGGCCGCTGGGCAGGCACCGGCAAGGTGGAATGCGGGCTCCACACATGA
- a CDS encoding sirohydrochlorin chelatase produces the protein MTAPALVILAHGSRDPRSAATVHALVKCLREVRDDLRIEASFLDHCPPTPYQVLGKLAAEGVEEVVVLPLLLSAAYHARIDVPAVIDEARSRFPHLRVIASDVLGYDDTLLDVLDRRMRAELKGGRVRELDALVLACAGSSDSHANASVTRLARLWGQRHKLPVTAAFVCAASPSPAEAVLQWRLEGRRHVAVGSLFLAPGVLPDRAESTSRRAGAVAVSRPLGVSAEVGRLVMLRYGVAGLDLLTLDPAPRPVIARPELVRTA, from the coding sequence GTGACTGCTCCAGCGCTCGTGATCCTCGCCCACGGCAGCCGCGACCCGCGCTCGGCCGCCACCGTCCACGCGCTCGTCAAGTGCCTGCGCGAGGTGCGTGACGACCTGCGGATCGAAGCCTCCTTCCTCGACCACTGCCCGCCGACGCCGTACCAGGTGCTCGGGAAGCTCGCCGCCGAGGGTGTCGAGGAGGTCGTCGTCCTGCCGCTGCTGCTGTCCGCGGCGTACCACGCACGGATCGACGTACCGGCCGTCATCGACGAGGCGCGCAGCCGGTTCCCGCACCTGCGGGTGATCGCGTCCGACGTCCTCGGGTACGACGACACCCTGCTCGACGTACTGGACCGCCGGATGCGCGCCGAGCTGAAGGGCGGCCGGGTGCGTGAGCTGGACGCGCTGGTGCTGGCCTGCGCCGGATCCAGCGACTCACACGCGAACGCGAGCGTCACCCGCCTCGCGCGGCTCTGGGGTCAGCGGCACAAGCTGCCCGTCACGGCTGCCTTCGTGTGCGCCGCGTCGCCGTCGCCCGCCGAGGCCGTCCTACAGTGGCGGCTGGAGGGCCGGCGCCACGTGGCGGTCGGCTCGCTCTTCCTCGCGCCGGGCGTCCTCCCGGACCGTGCCGAGTCCACGTCCCGCCGGGCCGGCGCCGTCGCGGTGTCCCGCCCCTTGGGCGTCAGCGCCGAGGTGGGCCGGCTGGTCATGCTCCGCTACGGCGTCGCCGGCCTCGACCTCCTGACGCTGGACCCCGCTCCGCGCCCGGTCATCGCACGCCCGGAGCTCGTCCGTACCGCGTGA
- a CDS encoding nitrite/sulfite reductase translates to MTAGVTTPARKPARPRKGKGEGQWALGYREPLNKNEENKKNDDGLNVRARIENVYAHRGFDSIDPADLRGRFRWWGLYTQRKPGIDGGKTATLEPEELDDRYFMMRIRVEGGQLTTEQLRVIAEISTEYARDTADITDRQNIQLHWIAIEDVPAIWQKLEAVGLYTTEACGDVPRVVIASPVAGIAADEIIDPTPAITEIVDKYIGSDEFSNLPRKFKTALTGHPSHDVVPEVNDIAFVGVVHPEHGPGFDLWVGGGLSTNPMLAQRLGTWIPLDEVAEAWWGVTSIFRDYGYRRLRTRARLKFLLADWGTEKFRDVLETKYLKRKLIDGPAPEVPAVQGDHVGVHKQKDGKYFVGVAPVVGRVSGAKLAQVADVVAKHGSNRIRTTAQQKLLVLDVEEAQVESLVAELAALGFQARPSAWRRNTMACTGIEFCKLAIVETKAKAAQLIDELEERIPELDVPITVNVNGCPNSCARIQVADIGLKGQLVMDADGNQVPGYQVHLGGGLGLDAGFGRKLRGHKVTADDLTDYVERVTQNYLKERNDGERFAQWVTRADQEALT, encoded by the coding sequence ATGACTGCCGGCGTCACCACTCCTGCCCGCAAGCCCGCCCGCCCCCGCAAGGGCAAGGGCGAAGGCCAGTGGGCACTCGGATACCGCGAGCCGCTGAACAAGAACGAAGAGAACAAGAAGAACGACGACGGCCTGAACGTCCGGGCCCGGATCGAGAACGTGTATGCGCACCGGGGCTTCGACTCGATCGACCCCGCCGACCTCCGCGGCCGGTTCCGCTGGTGGGGCCTGTACACGCAGCGCAAGCCCGGGATCGACGGCGGCAAGACGGCGACGCTGGAGCCGGAGGAGCTGGACGACCGCTACTTCATGATGCGGATCCGGGTCGAGGGCGGGCAGCTGACCACCGAGCAGCTCCGGGTGATCGCCGAGATCTCGACGGAGTACGCGCGCGACACGGCGGACATCACCGACCGGCAGAACATCCAGCTGCACTGGATCGCGATCGAGGACGTGCCGGCCATCTGGCAGAAGCTCGAGGCGGTCGGGCTCTACACCACCGAGGCCTGCGGCGACGTACCGCGGGTGGTGATTGCCAGCCCGGTCGCAGGGATCGCGGCGGACGAGATCATCGACCCGACCCCGGCCATCACCGAGATCGTCGACAAGTACATCGGCTCGGACGAGTTCTCCAACCTGCCGCGGAAGTTCAAGACCGCGCTGACCGGGCACCCGTCGCACGACGTCGTACCGGAGGTGAACGACATCGCGTTCGTCGGTGTCGTGCACCCGGAGCACGGCCCCGGCTTCGACCTCTGGGTCGGCGGCGGCCTGTCGACGAACCCGATGCTCGCGCAGCGGCTCGGGACCTGGATCCCGCTGGACGAGGTCGCCGAGGCCTGGTGGGGCGTCACCAGCATCTTCCGCGACTACGGCTACCGGCGGCTGCGGACCCGGGCCCGGCTGAAGTTCCTGCTCGCGGACTGGGGCACCGAGAAGTTCCGCGACGTTCTCGAAACGAAGTACCTCAAGCGGAAGCTGATCGACGGGCCCGCGCCGGAGGTTCCCGCCGTACAGGGTGATCACGTCGGCGTGCACAAGCAGAAGGACGGCAAGTACTTCGTCGGCGTCGCGCCGGTCGTCGGACGGGTGTCGGGCGCCAAGCTCGCCCAGGTCGCGGACGTGGTCGCGAAGCACGGGTCGAACCGGATCCGGACCACCGCGCAGCAGAAGCTGCTCGTGCTGGACGTCGAGGAGGCGCAGGTCGAGTCGCTGGTGGCCGAACTCGCCGCGCTCGGGTTCCAGGCGCGGCCCTCGGCCTGGCGGCGGAACACGATGGCCTGCACCGGGATCGAGTTCTGCAAGCTGGCGATCGTCGAGACCAAGGCGAAGGCCGCCCAGCTGATCGACGAGCTCGAGGAGCGGATCCCGGAGCTGGACGTGCCGATCACCGTGAACGTGAACGGCTGCCCGAACTCGTGCGCCCGGATCCAGGTCGCCGATATCGGCCTGAAGGGTCAGCTGGTGATGGATGCCGACGGCAACCAGGTGCCGGGCTACCAGGTGCACCTCGGCGGCGGGCTCGGCCTGGACGCGGGCTTCGGCCGGAAGCTCCGCGGTCACAAGGTCACCGCCGACGACCTGACCGACTACGTCGAGCGCGTCACCCAGAACTACCTGAAGGAGCGCAACGACGGCGAGCGCTTCGCCCAGTGGGTCACCCGAGCGGACCAGGAGGCACTTACGTGA
- a CDS encoding amidase family protein: MADLFADVDVLVTPTTLTVAHGYDQHEHSIVTGDPCWVFNVTGHPAVSVPVGLSAGLPVGAQVVAPHGADGTALTVARLIQADLPQPPIR, from the coding sequence TTGGCCGACCTGTTCGCCGACGTCGACGTACTGGTGACCCCGACGACGCTGACTGTTGCCCACGGCTACGACCAGCACGAGCACAGCATCGTCACCGGCGACCCGTGCTGGGTCTTCAACGTGACCGGCCATCCCGCGGTGAGTGTGCCGGTCGGTCTGTCGGCTGGGCTGCCGGTGGGTGCTCAGGTGGTCGCGCCACACGGCGCCGATGGAACCGCGCTGACGGTCGCCCGGCTGATCCAAGCAGACCTACCCCAACCGCCGATCAGGTGA
- a CDS encoding sulfate adenylyltransferase subunit 1, which produces MSTLLRLATAGSVDDGKSTLVGRLLHDCKAILADQIAHVKTVSEARGGDFDFALLTDGLRAEREQGITIDVAYRYFATDKRSFILADCPGHVQYTRNTVTGASTADVVIILVDARHGVLEQTRRHLAVAGLLRVPHVVLAVNKIDLVGYDEAVFTKIAKEVNDVADQLGIADVQAIPVSALVGDNVVERSPRTEWYDGPTLLELLENADGRTDTSQQPLRFPVQYVIRPQTDDEYRDYRGYTGTVASGTVTVGDPVIVLPAGRRTSIAGIDRPVVTATGTAVAERQSAIAGEAVTVRLADDLDVARGSVIVAADASPGTRRELAATVSWLSDRPLTVGARVLIKHTTTTAQAIVTKIAGALDLDTLGVIDAAELNLNDIGKVQLKIAAPLAADPYSRNTITGSFLLIDAHDGWTLAAGMIDDEEGELL; this is translated from the coding sequence ATGAGCACTCTTCTCAGGCTGGCCACGGCCGGCTCCGTGGACGACGGCAAGTCGACGCTGGTCGGGCGGCTGCTGCACGACTGCAAGGCGATCCTCGCCGACCAGATCGCGCACGTGAAGACCGTCTCCGAAGCCCGCGGCGGCGACTTCGACTTCGCACTGCTCACCGACGGCCTCCGCGCCGAACGCGAGCAGGGCATCACGATCGACGTCGCCTACCGGTACTTCGCCACCGACAAGCGCTCGTTCATCCTGGCCGACTGCCCCGGGCACGTGCAGTACACCCGGAACACCGTCACCGGCGCCTCGACCGCGGACGTGGTGATCATCCTGGTCGACGCCCGGCACGGCGTCCTCGAGCAGACCCGCCGGCACCTCGCTGTCGCCGGCCTGCTCCGGGTGCCGCACGTCGTACTGGCGGTCAACAAGATCGACCTGGTCGGGTACGACGAGGCCGTGTTCACCAAGATCGCCAAAGAGGTCAACGACGTCGCCGACCAGCTCGGCATCGCCGACGTCCAGGCCATCCCGGTCTCCGCACTCGTCGGCGACAACGTCGTCGAGCGCTCCCCGCGGACCGAGTGGTACGACGGGCCGACACTGCTCGAGCTGCTGGAGAACGCCGACGGCCGCACCGACACGTCCCAGCAGCCGCTGCGGTTCCCGGTGCAGTACGTGATCCGGCCGCAGACCGACGACGAGTACCGCGACTACCGCGGCTACACCGGAACCGTTGCCTCCGGCACCGTCACGGTCGGCGACCCGGTGATCGTGCTACCGGCCGGCCGGCGTACGTCGATCGCCGGCATCGACCGCCCGGTCGTGACCGCGACCGGCACCGCGGTGGCCGAGCGCCAGTCCGCGATCGCGGGCGAGGCGGTCACGGTCCGGCTCGCGGACGACCTCGACGTCGCCCGCGGCTCGGTGATCGTCGCCGCCGACGCCTCCCCCGGCACCCGCCGGGAGCTGGCCGCCACCGTGAGCTGGCTGTCCGACCGGCCACTGACCGTCGGGGCCCGGGTGCTGATCAAGCACACCACCACCACCGCACAGGCGATCGTCACCAAGATCGCCGGCGCGCTGGACCTCGACACCCTCGGCGTCATCGACGCCGCCGAGCTCAACCTCAACGACATCGGCAAGGTGCAGCTCAAGATCGCCGCACCGCTGGCCGCCGACCCGTACTCCCGCAACACCATCACCGGATCGTTCCTGCTGATCGACGCCCACGACGGGTGGACCCTCGCAGCCGGAATGATCGACGACGAAGAAGGGGAACTGCTGTGA
- the cysD gene encoding sulfate adenylyltransferase subunit CysD yields the protein MTTPTRTPGATVTELDALESESIFVFREVAAEFERPVILFSGGKDSIVMLHLARKAFAPAGVPFTLLHVDTGHNFPEVLAYRDAVVKQLGLRLEVAGVEEYIADGRLRERSDGTRNQLQTVPLLDAINAHRFDAVFGGGRRDEERARAKERIFSLRDEFGQWDPRNQRPELWSLYNGKHRPGEHVRVFPLSNWTELDIWNYIEREQIPLPSIYYAHERDVFERDGMLLAVGPYSQPRDGETVAQRTVRYRTVGDMSCTGAVASDATSAAEVVIEVAASEITERGATRADDRASEAAMEDRKREGYF from the coding sequence GTGACCACGCCAACTCGTACACCTGGGGCAACTGTTACCGAGCTGGACGCCCTCGAGAGCGAGTCGATCTTCGTGTTCCGCGAGGTGGCGGCGGAGTTCGAGCGGCCGGTGATTCTGTTCTCCGGCGGCAAGGACTCGATCGTGATGCTGCACCTGGCGCGGAAGGCGTTCGCGCCGGCAGGGGTGCCGTTCACGTTGCTGCACGTCGACACCGGGCACAACTTCCCGGAGGTGCTGGCGTACCGCGACGCTGTCGTGAAGCAGCTCGGCCTGCGGCTCGAGGTGGCCGGGGTCGAGGAGTACATCGCCGACGGCCGGCTGCGCGAGCGCAGCGACGGGACACGGAACCAGCTGCAGACGGTTCCGTTGCTCGACGCCATCAACGCGCACCGCTTCGACGCTGTCTTCGGCGGCGGCCGGCGGGACGAGGAGCGGGCCCGGGCGAAGGAGCGGATCTTCAGCCTGCGCGACGAGTTCGGCCAGTGGGACCCGCGGAACCAGCGCCCGGAGCTGTGGTCGCTGTACAACGGCAAGCACCGGCCGGGCGAGCACGTCCGGGTGTTCCCGCTGTCCAACTGGACCGAGCTGGACATCTGGAACTACATCGAGCGCGAGCAGATCCCGCTGCCTTCGATCTACTACGCCCACGAGCGGGACGTGTTCGAGCGCGACGGCATGCTGCTTGCCGTCGGCCCCTATTCGCAGCCGCGGGACGGCGAGACCGTTGCCCAGCGCACCGTCCGGTACCGCACGGTCGGCGACATGTCCTGCACCGGAGCGGTGGCCAGCGATGCGACGTCGGCGGCCGAGGTCGTGATCGAGGTCGCGGCCAGCGAGATCACCGAGCGCGGCGCCACCCGCGCCGACGACCGGGCCAGCGAGGCCGCCATGGAAGACCGCAAACGAGAGGGGTACTTCTGA
- a CDS encoding amidase family protein has protein sequence MSESESGRMTARGIAGHVRSGITSAVEVVEAALDAARCLDPVLHFLDGLDAARALAAAERLEPTGPLAGVPFLIKARTPPESPILSRLVAAGAIPIGWATRARPGAVSLTFGWNGHEYTRNPWDLTRSPGGSTAGGAAAVAAGVVPLATGGDSGGSLRIPASFCGIVGFKGTYGRIPRPTGRGLGELTTAGVIGADLDDVILATSVTSGPHRLDPTALPAWPVLDLENPPTIVGGDSWLVGAQRRPWRIAYRSTLGVCAADAGVDRVIRERLAVCGVDVIDVPLALEPTDEAWPVLSALDNGRGVTAAEVQRARGCGTTTTPRWPTCSPTSTYW, from the coding sequence ATGAGCGAGTCGGAATCGGGCCGGATGACAGCCCGGGGCATCGCGGGGCACGTCCGATCGGGCATCACCTCCGCGGTGGAGGTGGTCGAGGCTGCACTCGACGCCGCGCGGTGCCTCGACCCCGTCCTGCACTTCCTCGATGGTCTCGATGCGGCACGGGCGCTCGCGGCGGCCGAGCGATTGGAGCCGACAGGCCCGCTCGCCGGCGTGCCGTTCCTGATCAAGGCGCGGACGCCGCCGGAGTCGCCGATCCTGAGTCGGTTGGTCGCGGCCGGGGCAATCCCGATCGGGTGGGCGACCCGGGCGCGGCCTGGGGCGGTGTCGTTGACGTTCGGGTGGAACGGGCACGAGTACACGCGGAACCCGTGGGACCTCACGCGCTCGCCCGGCGGCTCGACCGCGGGCGGAGCGGCCGCGGTGGCGGCAGGCGTCGTACCACTGGCGACCGGCGGCGACAGCGGCGGCTCGCTCCGGATCCCGGCCTCGTTCTGCGGCATCGTCGGCTTCAAAGGTACGTACGGCCGCATCCCGCGCCCGACCGGGCGCGGCCTGGGCGAGCTGACCACCGCCGGCGTGATCGGCGCCGACCTCGACGACGTCATCCTCGCCACCAGCGTCACCTCCGGTCCGCACCGCCTCGACCCGACCGCGTTACCCGCCTGGCCGGTCCTCGACCTTGAGAACCCACCAACCATCGTCGGCGGGGATTCGTGGTTGGTGGGTGCACAAAGACGACCTTGGCGGATTGCCTATCGGTCGACGTTGGGGGTTTGTGCGGCCGATGCTGGTGTGGATCGGGTGATTCGTGAGCGGTTGGCGGTGTGTGGGGTGGACGTGATCGACGTACCGCTGGCGCTCGAGCCGACCGACGAGGCTTGGCCTGTGCTGTCGGCCTTGGACAACGGGCGTGGGGTCACGGCCGCGGAGGTGCAGCGGGCGAGGGGGTGCGGGACCACAACAACACCGCGTTGGCCGACCTGTTCGCCGACGTCGACGTACTGGTGA
- a CDS encoding permease prefix domain 1-containing protein, with amino-acid sequence MADRDLIHNYLNELAQRLPAGTVEELADGLEETFQHHLRSGLSPADAAHAAIAEFGPPAQVTTAFALQSPGRRTAIALLATAPVFAALWGTTLITTQAWHWPVPPAAAAVFGTTLLIVAVTLLSVARSKDPRTARLAGPASVALILLDLGMLAIATATPAVTWPMALAIAASLARTALAARNLPRVFA; translated from the coding sequence ATGGCCGACCGCGACCTGATCCACAACTACCTGAACGAACTCGCTCAACGCCTCCCGGCCGGGACCGTCGAGGAACTCGCCGACGGCCTCGAAGAGACCTTCCAACACCACCTGCGAAGCGGCCTGTCCCCAGCCGACGCCGCGCACGCGGCTATCGCCGAGTTCGGCCCGCCAGCACAGGTCACAACCGCGTTCGCCCTCCAATCCCCAGGCCGACGCACCGCGATCGCCCTCCTAGCCACCGCCCCTGTGTTCGCGGCTCTGTGGGGAACGACGCTGATCACTACACAGGCCTGGCACTGGCCGGTTCCTCCTGCTGCGGCAGCCGTGTTCGGCACGACTCTGCTCATCGTCGCTGTCACGCTCCTGTCCGTTGCCAGAAGCAAAGACCCAAGGACAGCCCGGCTCGCCGGCCCTGCCAGCGTCGCCTTGATCCTGCTCGACCTCGGCATGCTCGCGATCGCAACCGCTACCCCAGCCGTCACATGGCCCATGGCCCTCGCCATCGCAGCCAGCCTGGCCCGGACCGCGCTGGCCGCGCGCAATCTCCCACGCGTTTTCGCATAG
- a CDS encoding PadR family transcriptional regulator yields MRADAQALKGHLDVLLLATLSDGPQHGYAIKEALRDGSGGRFDLPTGTVYPALHRLERAGLIAGSWSVVDGRRRRSYQLTDDGHKKLAGDRANWREFATAVTTLLEPGPWPTAT; encoded by the coding sequence ATGAGGGCGGATGCGCAAGCCTTGAAAGGTCACCTCGATGTCCTCCTGCTCGCCACCTTGAGCGACGGGCCTCAGCACGGCTACGCGATCAAGGAGGCGCTGCGAGACGGCAGCGGCGGCCGGTTCGACCTGCCCACCGGCACCGTCTACCCGGCACTGCACCGGCTCGAACGAGCCGGGCTGATCGCCGGATCCTGGTCCGTGGTCGACGGGCGTCGACGGCGCAGCTACCAGCTGACCGACGACGGCCATAAGAAGCTGGCGGGCGACCGCGCCAACTGGCGCGAGTTCGCCACCGCGGTCACGACACTGCTGGAGCCAGGCCCATGGCCGACCGCGACCTGA
- a CDS encoding type IV toxin-antitoxin system AbiEi family antitoxin domain-containing protein, giving the protein MADVVDVLQRAGGSATYRQLRAYVHGRDLRLALVEGRIKRVARGMYALPLDVSALTVARAHGGVLSHESAAEHHGLDVVTAPLKPHVTVRRTQRRRATKLACTLHWADVPDLDGATTPVRTVLDCARTLPFCEALAVVDSALRTGLVTRDLICVSCSRPTRSRTTRRARRCVATAVVTSTLRSAVGPCCDSPGRT; this is encoded by the coding sequence ATGGCCGATGTCGTCGACGTCCTGCAGAGGGCGGGTGGTAGCGCGACCTACCGGCAGCTCCGGGCGTACGTTCACGGCCGGGACCTGCGGCTGGCTCTGGTCGAGGGGCGGATCAAGCGAGTCGCACGTGGCATGTATGCGTTGCCGCTCGACGTGTCGGCCCTGACGGTCGCGCGGGCCCATGGCGGCGTGCTGTCGCATGAGAGCGCCGCTGAGCATCACGGCCTGGACGTCGTCACAGCTCCTCTCAAGCCGCACGTCACGGTACGGCGGACCCAGCGCAGGAGGGCGACCAAGCTCGCCTGCACACTGCACTGGGCCGACGTGCCTGACCTCGACGGCGCGACGACGCCGGTGCGTACCGTCCTCGACTGCGCACGGACGCTCCCGTTCTGCGAGGCTCTGGCGGTGGTCGACTCGGCATTGCGCACGGGCCTGGTGACCAGAGACCTGATCTGCGTCTCGTGCTCGAGGCCGACTCGTTCGCGTACCACGCGTCGCGCGAGGCGCTGCGTCGCGACTGCCGTCGTTACGTCAACCTTGCGATCCGCGGTTGGACCTTGCTGCGATTCTCCTGGGAGGACGTGA
- a CDS encoding winged helix-turn-helix domain-containing protein: MTPPNRRAVTPSVLAAMHHPLRRRLLDLLNVDGPATASRLAGATGELVGNVSHHLKVLASAGVIVEAPELAKTRRERWWKLGDTSEYSWSIADAKGDPAGELVAASAEDVNLAHHVGKVREWFDIRYEFDESWVRAAYATERWLTLTPAQLVELSERIADLVREYHDQPAEGEDAHRVFFFAHAVPARP, translated from the coding sequence ATGACACCTCCGAACCGGCGGGCCGTGACCCCGTCCGTACTGGCCGCGATGCATCATCCGCTGCGCCGCCGGCTGCTCGACCTGCTGAACGTCGACGGTCCCGCGACCGCCTCCCGGCTGGCCGGGGCGACCGGAGAACTTGTCGGCAACGTCAGCCATCACCTGAAGGTTCTCGCGTCCGCGGGCGTGATCGTCGAAGCGCCTGAGCTCGCGAAGACCCGGCGCGAACGGTGGTGGAAACTCGGCGACACGTCGGAGTACTCGTGGTCGATCGCCGACGCCAAGGGCGACCCCGCGGGGGAGCTGGTGGCGGCGTCGGCCGAGGACGTGAACCTCGCCCACCACGTCGGCAAGGTGCGGGAGTGGTTCGACATCCGGTACGAGTTCGACGAGTCCTGGGTGCGGGCGGCGTACGCGACCGAGAGATGGCTCACATTGACGCCGGCGCAGCTGGTCGAGCTGAGCGAGCGGATCGCGGACCTGGTCCGCGAGTACCACGACCAGCCGGCCGAGGGGGAGGACGCGCACCGCGTGTTCTTCTTCGCGCACGCGGTACCGGCCCGCCCATGA
- a CDS encoding MFS transporter, with protein MSTTVFPPLRRDRRVHGWILSAGISWAGDTAWYVGLAWSAAQITTPAGAGLVMGAGALPKALILLYGGALADRLDGRRTMILANLARIAVLVVAAIAVLVWGLSLALLITVAVVFGAVDALYAPASGTLPRRMVRSEDLVKLSAGTQLATRMAAFAGAPLGGLLVAHGGLVTVMLVDAASFVVIALALAFVVKPRLPQPASEGHSIRADLRAGFAYLKQDVRARTLVIAFSGLNLCVGPILAVGLVQRTHTEGWGPAWYGWFQAASGVTAAAGAVVAMRWKPTDLARSGLLALVVQAAGCAMIGVVPRLAVFVAMAMISCTAGLASAQLSAAFQQSVDPQYLGRSYSIVNLSDEALMPLAMTGFGALISLSSIPVACVVVGVLFAALVLWAAIRVQPHAEPAGARPGERP; from the coding sequence ATGAGCACCACGGTCTTTCCGCCGCTCCGGAGGGACCGTCGGGTCCACGGGTGGATCCTGTCGGCCGGGATCTCGTGGGCCGGTGACACGGCCTGGTACGTCGGTCTCGCGTGGAGCGCGGCCCAGATCACGACCCCCGCCGGGGCCGGGCTGGTGATGGGCGCCGGCGCGCTGCCGAAGGCGCTGATCCTGCTGTACGGCGGGGCGCTCGCGGACCGGCTCGACGGGCGGCGGACGATGATCCTGGCGAACCTGGCACGGATCGCCGTACTCGTCGTCGCCGCCATCGCGGTGCTGGTGTGGGGGTTGTCGCTCGCGCTGCTGATCACGGTGGCGGTCGTGTTCGGGGCGGTCGACGCGCTGTACGCGCCCGCCTCCGGGACGCTGCCGCGGCGGATGGTGCGGTCCGAGGACCTCGTGAAGCTGTCGGCCGGCACGCAGCTGGCAACGCGGATGGCGGCGTTCGCGGGAGCCCCGCTGGGCGGTTTGCTGGTCGCGCACGGCGGACTGGTCACAGTGATGCTCGTCGATGCGGCGTCGTTCGTGGTGATCGCGCTGGCGCTCGCGTTCGTGGTGAAGCCGCGGTTACCGCAGCCGGCGTCGGAGGGGCACTCGATCCGGGCCGATCTGCGGGCCGGGTTCGCCTATCTGAAGCAGGACGTACGGGCGCGGACGCTGGTCATCGCGTTCTCCGGGCTGAACCTGTGCGTCGGGCCGATCCTGGCGGTCGGGCTGGTGCAGCGGACGCACACCGAGGGCTGGGGCCCGGCCTGGTACGGGTGGTTCCAGGCGGCCTCCGGGGTCACGGCGGCCGCCGGTGCCGTGGTGGCCATGCGGTGGAAGCCCACGGATCTGGCGCGGTCCGGGCTGCTCGCCCTCGTCGTCCAGGCGGCCGGATGCGCGATGATCGGGGTGGTGCCCCGGTTGGCGGTGTTCGTCGCGATGGCGATGATCAGCTGTACGGCGGGGCTCGCGTCGGCCCAGCTGTCGGCGGCGTTCCAGCAGAGCGTGGATCCGCAGTACCTGGGCCGGAGCTACAGCATCGTGAACCTGTCCGACGAGGCGCTGATGCCGCTCGCGATGACCGGGTTCGGTGCGCTGATCAGCCTGTCGAGTATCCCGGTCGCGTGTGTCGTGGTCGGCGTACTGTTCGCGGCCCTGGTGCTGTGGGCCGCGATCCGGGTACAGCCGCACGCAGAACCCGCCGGTGCCCGGCCGGGAGAGCGCCCGTGA